The following is a genomic window from Spirosoma foliorum.
AATTAGCTAATACCTTAACTCATCATTCATAATTCATCATTGAATCCTTATCTTTGTCGTCTGATTCTGAGAATAATGCAAACCAATATACAGGCTGAAACCGCTCGTCGGCGGACATTTGCCATCATTAGTCACCCCGATGCGGGGAAAACAACACTGACCGAAAAACTTCTCCTGTTTGGAGGAGCCATCCAGACTGCCGGAGCTGTTAAATCTAATAAGATTAAAAAAACAGCTACGTCAGATTTTATGGAAATTGAGAAACAACGGGGTATTTCCGTGGCTACCTCGGTGATGACTTTCGAGTACGATAATCTGAAGATCAATATCCTCGATACACCTGGTCACAAAGATTTTGCCGAAGATACCTACCGCACATTAACCGCCGTTGATAGTGTTATTCTGGTGATTGACTGCGTAAAAGGCGTAGAGGAACAGACCGAGCGACTCATGGAAGTTTGCCGGATGCGTGACTCGCCGGTTATTATTTTTATCAATAAACTCGACCGCGAAGGCCGTAATCCGTTCGACTTGTTGGATGAGTTAGAGGAGAAACTGAACATACGTGTGCGGCCCATGACCTGGCCGGTCAATATGGGGTCAGATTTTAAAGGAGTTTATAACCTGATCGAGAAAAAGTTATATTTCTTCAAAGTCAATAAGACTAAAGTAGAAGACGATGTCCTGGCTATTGATTTGGCGGATGATCTACTGGATCAGAAGGTAGGGGCTCGGGATGCGGCTCAACTTCGCGAGGATGTTGAATTGATTGAAGGCGTGTACGACGATTTTGATCGGCAAGCGTATCTGGACGGAAAATTAGCGCCTGTGTTCTTTGGCTCAGCCGTCAATAACTTTGGTGTTAAGGAGTTGCTCGAAGGGTTCTGCGATATTTCACCGGAACCCATCGCCCGGCCGACCGATAAGCGGGAAGTGTTTCCAGATGAGAAAAACTTCAGCGGGTTTGTCTTTAAGATCCACGCCAACCTCGATCCGCGCCATCGTGACCGGATCGCCTTCCTACGGATTTGTTCAGGGGTATTCGAACGGAATAAGTTTTACCACCATACGCGCCTGGATAAAAACGTACGCTTTGCCAGCCCATTCAGTTTTATGGCTGATAGCAAGAGCGTAGTGGAAGAAGGATTTCCCGGAGACGTAGTTGGGTTATACGACACAGGTACGTTCAAAATTGGTGATACGCTGACAGAAGGCGAAGAATTACAATTCCAGGGTATTCCGAGTTTCTCTCCCGAGATTTTCAAGGAGCTTGTCAACCTCGACCCGATGAAGTCGAAGCAATTGGATAAGGGTATTCAGCAGTTAACCGATGAAGGAGTAGCTCAGCTATTTACACTTGAATTGGGTAACCGAAAAATTGTTGGCACCGTGGGTGAACTTCAGTTTGAGGTAATTCAATACCGATTAGAGAACGAATACGGGGCGAAATGTCGTTGGGTACACCTGAATTACACCAAGGCCTGCTGGATTACAGCGGAGAACCCGGTTAAACTGGCTGAATTTATCCGATTAAAAGGCAATCAGATTGCTTACGATAAGGATCAGAACCCTGTTTTTCTGGCCGAATCGGACTGGATGCTACGGATGAACCAGCAAAATAACCCTGATATTCAGTTCCATCTGACATCAGAATTTAAAGTGGCAGCCTAAATCGTTAGGCCCATACGCTTAGATTCTGCCCTTCAACTAAAACTCATTTTAAGCGAGTGGGTTGTTATAAGTATTACTCACGTTAAAACGGATTATACTATGACACGCTCACTCGCAACACTCGCGCTTGTTTTGCTACTTGCCGGGTCGGTCTCGGCTCAGGAAAAGCAACCAAAACGGTCTTCCGGCAAGAAATCGTCTGCCGGAACCGTATCGGCAACGGATGCTGCCCGTTCAAACCCATCGGCAGCGAATACGCATGATGGTACCAACGGGGCATCTATTGGCGCTGGAACTGGTTTGACAAATGACCAGGCGCAGGCTTCACAAAATCCAACGAATAGCCCGGCAAAGGTGGATGCCAGTAGTAGCATTAAAACGGGCGCGTCGTCTGTAAAAGGTCAAAAAAGATTGCCTAAGAAATCGAATTAGTAAATGATTTGCTTAGCTATATTGCCTATCATTTAATCGAGGTTTAATAACCTTCTTTCGACTCAGGAGTTTTATCAGGGTATTGTAAACTACTAAAACCAGATAGACTAATGAAAAAGTTAATGATGGCTGCCGTTGCAATTTGCTTACTATCGGGCGCTGCTTTCGCGCAGGACGATGTGAAAAAGGAGCGTAAGCAAATGAAAAAAGATGCTAAAACAATGAAGCATGATGCTAAAAAATCCGGCGACGACATGATGGCCGACTCGGCTAAAATGATGAAGAAAAATGCCAAAATGATGAAAAAGCAATCGAGCTAATATATACTCGCTACTCGCTTTACCTTGAAGTAGCCTCCCGGTCAGGAGGCTATTTTTGTGTCTAGACAACTCAATGGTACTAGAAAAAGTATAACTTTTTTGCTAATAGGTAGTTTATCTAGGTAATAGTCCCAATAATTTAACTACTAACGTTATGAAGAAGCTAATGATAGCCAGCGCAGTTGTGCTGCTTATGGTAGGTTCTGCAGTTGCGCAGGACAACACGAAAAAAGTAGCCAAAATGGAGGCCAAAGAATTAAAGCATGATGCTAAAATGGCCAAGAAGGAAGCTAAATTAGAGAACGACCATATGAAGGCAGATGCTGCGAAAGATCTGAAGCACGATGCTAAGATGTTGAAGAAAGACGCAAAAAAGGCACCTTCGAATTAATACATAATCAGTTTGTTACCCTGAAAGCCTCTCATTTCGAGAGGCTTTTTTTATGCTTTCTAAATAAATTTTGTTAAAAGCTTGACATGTAAATAAAAAGATAACTACTATTGCAGTGTACTATTTAACTAATACACTAAAACAACTGATGATCTATGATCAAGCTAAGTAATGTATCGTTTGGTTATCAACGGGGGAGGCCGCTTTACGAAGGTCTTGACTTAAGCCTGTCAACAGGGTCAATTTATGGATTACTGGGGCCTAACGGGGCCGGGAAATCGACGCTTCTGCGTTTGGTGTCTGGCTTATTGTACCCAAAATCAGGCACGATTCGAGTTGGCGACTATCTGCCCGGCAATCGCCAGCCAGCATTTCTGGAAGATATGTTTCTGGTGCCCGAAGAGTTCTATATGCCCTCGGTACGTATTCGGCAGTTTGTTGACTCCAATGCGCCATTTTACCCCCGTTTCGACCGAGAGCAAATGAAAAACTATATTCAGGAGTTCGGTTTGACCGACAATCAGAAACTGAATGAACTCTCGTATGGGCAGAAGAAAAAAGTACTGATTGGATTCGGTTTGGCCACGAATACGGCCGTATTGCTGATGGATGAACCAACAAATGGGCTCGATATTCCCTCAAAAAGCCAGTTTCGCCGATTGGTTGCCGGAGCGGTTGATGAACGTCGGACAGTGGTGATTTCGACACACCAGGTTCGTGATCTCGAAACACTGATTGATCCGGTTGTGATTCTAGCCGAGAATTCCCGTTCGAATATGACCGTCGCGCTGAAAGCCAGCGTAGAGGCTATTACGGCCAAATTGTGGTTCGGCATGGTTTCGGAACTGGATACAAACCGCCCGATTTTGTATTCCGAGCGAGCCATAGGCGGGTATGCCATTGTTGCCGAAAACCTGACGGGTGAACCCAGTCGACTCGATTTGGAGCGGCTTTTCAATACGGTTCAGGCCGAACCACGCCGGATTAGTCAATTGTTTTCAGACACCTCAATCTATGCAACCCTATGAACCAGACTTTTTCAATTAACCGCTTCGGGCGGTTGTTACGCAAGTATTTTACAGATAGCCGTGGGCAGTTGCTGGCCAGCCTTGGTTTATTGATAGGTTGTTTAGTTGTCTTTGGGGCAATCACATATCAAAGCATTCCTGTTTCTGTCAGAAATACGCGGTCAATCCTATTTTTTGCGCTTGGTTGGCCCTGTTGGTACATTTTTACAGTACAACAAATCGCAGGAATAAATCAGAAGGAGCGCGCCATAAATTACCTGATGCAACCCGCTTCCCAGTTCGAAAAAATAGCGCTTATCTGGCTTATTTCAGGACTTGGATTTATAGTCGTTTACTTAGGCCTATTCTTTCTGGCCGATACAATTGGGGTTTCATTCATAAATAATCGGCATTGGTCACCCGATAAACTTGTGGAGATTCGTGAGCGAGGAAGTATGCTCAAAATTGAGCCCTTTTTTAACCACATCAGTATGCGCGACATACCGACTTCGTCCTGGGTTTTTACGGCTCTACTACACTCATTTACGCTCGCATTTGCTTTGCTTATTCGGCGTTACACATTGCCGCTCGTTGTAATTGTCGCATTTGGATTACTATTCTCGGGTTTATTCATTAATAACTTCCTGTTACAAAACCTGACTGGTTCCGACACCATTAGAAGTAGTTTTCCCTTTGCAGAGGGAATTGCCAAATCGCCAATTCAGAAGTATCAATACCGGATAGTCCAGATCCCCAGTTTCATAGGTAGTCAATTACGATATATAGTGGGC
Proteins encoded in this region:
- a CDS encoding peptide chain release factor 3, with protein sequence MQTNIQAETARRRTFAIISHPDAGKTTLTEKLLLFGGAIQTAGAVKSNKIKKTATSDFMEIEKQRGISVATSVMTFEYDNLKINILDTPGHKDFAEDTYRTLTAVDSVILVIDCVKGVEEQTERLMEVCRMRDSPVIIFINKLDREGRNPFDLLDELEEKLNIRVRPMTWPVNMGSDFKGVYNLIEKKLYFFKVNKTKVEDDVLAIDLADDLLDQKVGARDAAQLREDVELIEGVYDDFDRQAYLDGKLAPVFFGSAVNNFGVKELLEGFCDISPEPIARPTDKREVFPDEKNFSGFVFKIHANLDPRHRDRIAFLRICSGVFERNKFYHHTRLDKNVRFASPFSFMADSKSVVEEGFPGDVVGLYDTGTFKIGDTLTEGEELQFQGIPSFSPEIFKELVNLDPMKSKQLDKGIQQLTDEGVAQLFTLELGNRKIVGTVGELQFEVIQYRLENEYGAKCRWVHLNYTKACWITAENPVKLAEFIRLKGNQIAYDKDQNPVFLAESDWMLRMNQQNNPDIQFHLTSEFKVAA
- a CDS encoding ABC transporter ATP-binding protein; this encodes MIKLSNVSFGYQRGRPLYEGLDLSLSTGSIYGLLGPNGAGKSTLLRLVSGLLYPKSGTIRVGDYLPGNRQPAFLEDMFLVPEEFYMPSVRIRQFVDSNAPFYPRFDREQMKNYIQEFGLTDNQKLNELSYGQKKKVLIGFGLATNTAVLLMDEPTNGLDIPSKSQFRRLVAGAVDERRTVVISTHQVRDLETLIDPVVILAENSRSNMTVALKASVEAITAKLWFGMVSELDTNRPILYSERAIGGYAIVAENLTGEPSRLDLERLFNTVQAEPRRISQLFSDTSIYATL